In Eulemur rufifrons isolate Redbay chromosome 2, OSU_ERuf_1, whole genome shotgun sequence, the sequence AGCGCGCAAGGGGGGCGAGGGCCGGGGGCCGGGCGGGGACTGATGGGCTGTTCTACGTCGCCATCCCCAGCTCCATGGTGATCCGGGACCTGACCTTGCGCAGCGCCGCCAGCTTTGGCTCCTTCCACCTTATCCGGCTGCTCTACGACGAGTACATGTACTACCTGATCGAGCACCGTGTGGCCCAGGCCAAGGGCGAGACTCCTATCGCCGTCATGGGCGAGGTGGGCGCAGCGGGGCGCTGGGGGCGTGGGCGGGGCGCCAGGCGGCGGGGCCCtcaccctcttctcccctccctccagttCGCCAACCTGACCACCTCGCTGAACCCCCTGGACCCCGACAAAGGTAGGCGGGACATGTTCCCACCCGGGGCTGGGGGGGCGGCGGCGGACAAGGCGGCTCGGGTGGAGGAGCTggttccccccaccccgccaggcCCTGCGCTGAGCCGGTCCTGGTCCATGTGTCCCagacgaggaggaggaagaggaggaggagagcgaGGACGAGCTGCCCCAGGACATCTCGCTGGCCGCTGGCAGCGAGTCGCCCGCGCTGGGCCCCGAGGCCCTGGAGCCGCCGGCCAAGCTGGCGCGGACTGACGCGCGCGGCCTCTTCGTGCAGGCGCTGCCCTCCAGCTAAGCCCGCGGCCTCCCCCGCCCGCCCGTCCctgcccccgccgcccctccACGCCAGGGTCCCTCACAGCTTCAGTGGCTTCGCTGTCACCGCTCCAGCCTCGGCCAAAACGGGGAGGGGCCTCCGAGACAGGGAAGGCAAGGGGGCCTCCCCCGCTCCCGGACGGGGCTGGCACAATCACTGGGCTGGGCGGAGCCGCAGCTGCAAACTCTGACACAAAAGACGTGCCTTAAGGAACCGCCGCCGTGCCCAGGTGCCCCGCGGGGCGTCCAGCTCGGCCCCTTGGCCCCCCACGAAGGCCGCAGCATCTCCCTCCCTCGGCCCCTCCCTCTCACTACCCCcgggggcaggcaggcaggccccCTCCCCCGCAGAACTTTTAACTTATTCAGCTCGCTGGCTTTGCACAGCCTGACCTGGGCCCCGCCCTGAACCCCCGGGCGGGCGCAGGTGGGCGTCACCTGGGGACCCCCACTGTCAGCAGCGGCCCCGGGACCCCTCGCCCAGCACCCCCACTGCTTCCCCTTCTTGGTATTAAGTGCAATTAAAGCCGTGGGTGTCGCATCTTCTCCAGCGCTGGGCTCTCCCGTGCCCCGCAGCCCGAGACTGGGCCCTGCCCACCCGCCTGTGGGGTGGGGCGGCGGGGACACGGCCTCCAGCTTCCAAAGAGCCGCCGGCAGCGGAGCCGCAAGGTGACCGCGCCTGCCCGGCCTGGGCCGGGCGCTCCACAGATCCAAGACCCCGCGCCCCACGGCCTCCGCGCCGCTGGTTTGTAATGGAACCTTCTACTCTTCCCGGAGACTGTGCTTCTCCTCTGTGCCGTGCGCCCCCCACCCCATGACTATTGTTCGATTTGTGAGCGCCGCCCAAGCGGAGTCGGTAActtgttgggtttttttccaaCCATCATGGCCTTATCTGTTCCAGTTTCCTCAGTGTTTTCAACCTGTGAGATGTttatggcaaaaacaaaaaacgcaacaaaaaaggaaaatctgacCTGTTGTATAAAAATCACTATTTTGTGTGCTCCGCGTGCTACAGCTTTTGGGGtagccctgcccagggccccgggCCCCCCTCCCGGCGGTGAAAGTGTCCACACGTGTGGTAGTTTAGTGTGCCGAGCTGTTTTCTACCTTTTTGTAGTCTTTCTTAAAACACAATAAATTCCGCTGTGATATTTGTCTACTGCTGACTTGCCGGGCCTTGGTGGGGGCCTTCTGTTGGGCCCCCAGCTGCAGTCACAGGAACTCGCTTGGGGAGGTTcggaaataaaacatttattacatgAAGAGGAAGGAAGTGGGGATGGCCAcctgggggtgaggggctgggggcgggcagAGGGGTGATGGGGTCCTTTTGGCCTCTGCGAGGGCAATGTTCACacctggggctggggaaaggggcGAATGCACAAGGAGCCTGGGCCCATGCCCAGCTTGGGGTGACGGCGGGTGCTCGAGGCCAGTGGGGCAGGgggctccctccctctgccccttcccaaCTTAAATAGGCATAAATAGAAAGCGTCCAGACTCTCAGGCCACCAGGGGCTGCCCCGCCCAGCCCTTCCCGCAGCCTAACACTAGTGCCGGTGGTGGTCGGCTGGCCAGGAAGAGGCCAGCCCGGGGGCGGCCAGCTCCCGGGCCGCGGAGGTAGTTGGAGTCAGTGTCCAGGGCGGCCGGGCCCTCACAGCACGATCCACGTGTATCGCTCGCTGTCCGCCAGAACCTTTAGTGAGCACCCTGCAGGGACAGGTGGGGACACAGCTGTGGAGTCGCTGGCTGTCTAGGCTCCACAGCCACCCCTCAACTGACTTGATGCTGGAACCAGAAGGTTCCAGAAGGCAGGAACCCCACTGAGTTCATCTCTGCCTCCAGCCTGCTGCCATAAACGCCTCTCTGTCGAGCGAATGAACAACTGGCTGAGGGCTCCCAGGCCCCACACCTGCTGAGCTGGTCTAcgcccccctcacccccatcccaggAGGTCCACTGGCACGGCCAGCCTTCCCGTCCGTTCAGCCAACACTCCTGAATCCGCCTGCTCTGGGCCTGGCCTGGCACCCAGGTGAGGGTGCATGTCCCTGCTGCTGACGGCCTGGCCCTGCCCATCCCAGGGTCACCAAACCCCACCTTTGTGCAGGGCCTCGTTGGTCATCCTGTTGACGTAGCGGCCGCTGCTCTCGGGCACCAGCCACTTCATGACCATGTCCACGCAGCTCTTGCGGTAGGAGCTCCAGACGCTGCCGCTGTGGGGCAAGGGGATGAGTGGCTCTCGTGGCCCTACCTgctgcctccacccccagcccctggccccacCTCACCTGGTCTGCCCTTTGACCTCAGTGAGGTCGCCAACGCTGACTGTCTCGAAGATGCCCGTGTTGAGGTCCCATGCCACCTTGAGGCTGGTATGATAGGTCTTTGGTCTACAGCGGGGAGGGAGGCAAACAGGAGCAGGGCTGTCAAGGTCCCCAAGCCAGCACCTAGGCCAGCCTGAGGGGCTTCTGTCTTTGGAGAAGCAATGGAGGGGCCCATCCAGGTTGTGGCCCAAAGGGCAGCCTTCTCATGTCTCCTCTTGCCTAAACTGAAGGGTGTGAATGCGGCCGCTCCTGGGCAAGGGGGAGTGGGGGCTCCTGCCCACTCACCGGGGCTGGCCCTCCTCAGTGGGGGACGGGAATGCTAGGAGCAGCAGGCCAATGTTGATGAGGACCTGGTTGGTTTCCGGGCAGACCTGGGGTGGTGGAGGACGGCATCAGCTGCTGAGGGGGACCTCAGAGTGCAGAAGGCCCTgggcccaccctgcccagccctgggcccacctCGAGAATGACTATGTCATAGTCGCTGAAAGAGCAAAACTGGTGGCCCCAGGTGGCGTCATGGCGGATGACCTCGTTGATGACATACTCGAAGTCCAGCGTGAGTTGTTCCACTGTCAAGTACTGGCTCTGTGGGCAGGTGGAcacagaggccagaggagagTCACCCACTGCCCCTCACCCGGGCGCCACTCAGTCTGCCTGGCACCCACCTGGACAGCGGTCCGCTCCCGCATGGGCCGCAGGTTTCGGCCACGGAGATCGGTCACCACGAAGGGCAGGGAGATCTTGTCATCCTCGAACTCTGGAGAAGCAGGAAGTGGGGGTAGAAGTGGTGGGTGGCCCAGGGGCACCCCACTCACCGGGCTGGCCCCCTCCCTGCCATTGGCAGGCTCCTTGCTCACCATCCTCTGGCTCCGTCCCTTCTCCCGACTCCAGCACGTAGTACAGCTTGGTGTAGTTGACGTAGCCGGGCTCGGGGGCAGGGGCCTCTGCTGCAGGGGGGCTGTCCTGGGGTGCTGCCTCCCCACACGGGGCCAGGGGCTCAGGGGGTGCAGGGCAGCAGCTGCCtgagggccctgggcaggggggtGGCCTGGCTTCCTCAGAGGCCCCACCCTTGGCCTCTTTGGCCCTGCGGAAGATGTCAGCCACGAACTCCTTGGCTTTGGCGATGGCGGGGGAGGGCTCGGGGGCAccagagggctgggctggggccacgTCGTCAGGGCAgaagctggggagggtggggggcagctCTGGGCTCTGGGGCTCAGGCGGGCTGGGAGGTGCCGGGGGGCAGGTGGTGTGGTCATACAGAATTTGGCAGAAGCTGCTATCGCCTGGAACAAGAAAAGTGATGGTGGTGGGAGAAGGGGTCAGTAAACCAGTTCAAGTTCAGGACACTCTTCCGACCTCCCTCACTGCCGGGGCTCTTAGAAATCCACCTTGAGGAGACCCTTCTAGAAGACTTACCTATGTTTGAGAGATCACTTTGAAACACCCAGAAGGGAAAAGACCTTTACACACAGGTAccacgcacacacatgtgcacagacacATCCATTCAAACCCCCGTCCTGTGTGTGCCCCACACCGAGGGCACAGGAGTGAACAGGGCAGGCAGAAACCCCGCCCTCGGGGAGCTGAGAGTCTACAGTGAGGATGGGCAGAGCCACTAAGTGTCTACTCCACAGCCCTCTCCCTCCCAGCACACGCCAGACCGGCGCGGCACAGACAGGCTCAATCTCCACCCGTCTAGAGACTACACGCTCCTCTGAGGACTGTAGGGGTCACACAGGGAACCCCAACATGTTCACTGAGCACCCTGGGGCTAAGCCCCACACAAGCAACCCTGGGAGAGGGGACCTGCGTCCTCCagactgtggctcagagagggatttgtccagggtcacactGTGAGAGTCCAGGCTCCTGTCCACCACCGTGCTGGCCCACCAtgctggcagggaggggagtgAAAGTTGAAAATGGCCAAGGAAACACCCTCCGGTGGTAAGTATGGACGCACGTCTTTGACACATGCCCCGTGGACATGCGTTCGGGGGCTCTCGCTGCTGCTCTCCGAGCCGCCTCCCACCCCACAAGCCCTACTTTCCCAATACCCAGGGATGGATGCCAGgtggcccccacctccccctccgcAGCCTTGGATGTGTCCCTTATGGACCCAGTGAGAGTCTCCCAGAGGGAGAGACCCGAGTGTGGAGCCACTGGGTCACAGACACAATTCCATTGCCAAGAGGCCCCGAAAGCCCCCTTCTCTCCCACTGTTTCGAGCCGGCAGAATTATCTGGCCTTCTAACATTTGTCACCGTCAAGGGACATCTTGTGATTTGCACTGGCATTTCTCCAATATCAAAGATGGAAGACAGCCGTCTGCCCACCAGCCACTCCACGAGATGTCTCATTAGCACCGCTCTTTATAAGAGAAAGTGGCGCTTTGCTGCCCAGCCACACTGGGCTACTTCAacttaaaacaactaaaattaaataacagcAGCAGCTCAGTTCCTTGGACACATGCGCCACATTCCAAGTGGCTACTGGAGGTGACCGTCGTGGAAACACAGATATGGGACACCCGGGCCCTGCAGAAAGTTCTAGTGGACAGCTCTGTGGTGGGGTGTGGCTACATTTGGGCCCCAGCGttcccacttcctggctgtgtgactttgggcaaaaggcttcacctctctgtgcctcagtctcctagtCTGTATCTCGGGACTGGAACAGGACCAGCCTCAGAGCACTGCTAGGTGGCATGAGAGGATAAGAGGCCCAGGGCCTTGCAGCCGGTGCTGGCCTGTCCTCAGACCGCAGAGGACCTACCTGCCGAGTGGACCGAGACGGCGCAGGCCACCAGGGAGTAGCTGGTGTTGAGTAGCACCACCTGGTCCTTCTTGAGCTGGAAGGCGGGCTGGAAGGTGGGGAAGGGGTAGACCACCTGGTACTTGGTGTGCAGCATGAAGCCGTGCCGCAGGCACTGTGCGCTCGGGTCGCCTGCAGCAACACAGGCCACAGCAGCTCAcctgcagccccagggcagggagcAACAGCCTGCACCCCCGAGGTCCCCAGCCCCCTCACCTGGGTGGGCCCGGCTGGCATCCTGGCAGGCAGCACAGCGGCCCGGTGGCGGCACAGCCACAGTGCTGATGTAGATGTCACGGTGGTTCTCGTCACTCATCATCATCATGTTCATGAGCATCCCATTGGCCGAGCGCGTGCTGGGGACCAGCACACCCTCAGCCACCTGGCCCACACCCAGGGGCCGGCTacagccctcccccacccatccGCCGCCTCCCCAGTCCCCAGGTCTCACTTGAAGCCAAAGACGATGACCTTGGAGGCGTCACTGGGCCACTCGCACACTGTTAGGTACAGATCACTGTAGATCTCCTCGTCCTGGAAGAGCCGGACCTGCCGGACCTGAGCGGCATGTTCATGGTCAGTCCAAGGTCAGGAGCAGTCCAGACCTGAGGCTGCATGATGCCGGGCTGGAATCGGGGCCGGAACTGGGCAGGCAGCCCCGGCCGGACCCCTGGGCCTTGCCTGAGGACAGGCTGGGGAGGCCAGGCCCAGGACGGGACACAGCTGATGGGACCCCTGTCCCAGTGGAGGGGACTTGGCCAGACATATTGGTTCTAAGCCCAGCCTACCCTAAAACccattcacctctctgagctcatgTGTAAACAAAGCTAACAGCACCCACCTCCTGTGGAGGTTCAAGGAGGTCAAGGTTAAAGCCAGTGCGGCAGCCTGCGTGGCCCTGATACAGCTAACACATCCCACCTGGCCCGAGCCAATGATGTTCTATGGGCTTTATATGCTGTGTTGAACCAAATGGAATTGCCACCATTTACCTATTTTGAAGCATAAAAAAGTGGTAATttcactctggaaggccaaggcgggaggatcgcttgagctcaggagttcgagaccagcctgagcaacagcgagaccccgtctctactaaaaatagaaaaattagccaagtgcaGTGGCGCACGtcttgagtcccagctactcaggaggctgaggcaggaggactgcttaagcccaggagtttgaggttgcagtgggctacgaTGACAACATTGTACTCTACCCAGggaccctgggtgacagagcaaaactctgtctcaaaaaaaaaaaaaaaaggtgatttcatatggttcaacctcaCATGTGGAATCTTGACAATGACCTCATGAGTACATTATGATCATTTAACACACatggaatctgaggctcagaggggtgctATGACCTGCCAGGTCACACTGTTTGAAGGACAGGACGACACTGGAACCTCCCACAGGGGAGGGCCTGGCCCTACCAGCTTGAGCTTGCTGTGGACGTTGAACTCCCACCAGTACAGGTGGTAGATGTAGAAGGAGAAGTCGTCGTCCCCGCTGCTGCTGGTGTAGGAGAGGACATAGCGGCCACACTTGGAAAAGCCCAGGAAGATGTGtctgtgggggtggagggagcacAGTGGCCAGGTCAGGGCGAGCCCACCGCTCCCTGCCAGCtgcacccccagcctggccccagcctcACCCTGCATAGAGAAAGTCCTCATCCACGATGTTCTTGAGAGACACGCAGACCCGGGGTGGCAGCTTCCGGAAGAGGCGAGGGGACAGCTGCCCGCTGATCTGAGGAAAGGGCGGCCGGAGCTCTTCAGGCACCATCTGCAGCCCCCTAGCCCCCTCACCCAAGGCAGAGAGGCAGAGCGGCACCCAGGGGCCAGCCCAGACACACAGGCCCACTCCCTGCCCGCCATAACAGTCAAGGGTAAGCCAAGCTCTGGGAGGTGGGAACAGCTGAGGATCGGGAAGCCAGGTGGACCTCACCTGAGGTTCCACCTCCACCTGAGAcccacccaccctcccatccTCACACCTCTTCAGCCTCGGTTTCTCCTGCCTGAGCCCAGTGTCACCTCCCCAGGAAGGCTCCTCAGTCACCTTGGCCCATGCCGGGCCACCTGGCTCCCTCCGTGAAGACTGTCCCATGGTGCACTAAGCTGTGGGTGTCCATCCCACCAAGGAGGCTGGGATGGGGGTCTGAACAGCATTCACCTGTCCCTGACCGTCCCAGCCTATAAACAAGGGGGGCTCAGGCTCCTTGGGACAGCCCTGGCCTCAGCTGGGGGCCAGCTGAGGCAGACAGAATGGTGAGCCTAACCAATGACCCAAAACTCCTGCCGGATTCCCTCTTCCCAATTAACTGCCACCTTCCACCCAACTCCCGCATCCCAAGGAACGTCACCAAGGAAGGATTTCGAGGGACAGACAGACATAAGCCAGGCACTGGAGGATCAGAGCACCTTCAGTCTTCCTACCCAGGTTGATGGGAGACAAGCCCCGCCTTCGAGGGATTCCAATCTGGTGGGAAAAAGCCCTGTCTGGGGAGCTCCCTGACTGATGGCAGAAACAGCCCTGGCCTCAAGGAGATCTCAGTCTGATGGAGGAAACAGCCCTGTCAGCGAGGCCCAGGCTGCAAGGAGAGACACAATCCCAAGGAGCGTTCAAGCTAAGGGCGGAGCCACAGCCAAGCCCAGGGAGCTCCCAGGCTGAGGGCGGAGACTGTCCCAACCCAGGGAGCTCCCAGTCAAAAGGGGGAGACACAGCTCTGCCCTGACAGGGCTCCCAGCCTCAGTCTCTGTTCACAGAGACAGTCTTGCCCGTTACTGCCCACCTGACGGGAGAGTCACATCTTTGCCCTCCTAAAGCTCCCAAACGGATGGGGGAGATATCCCCCAGCTCTGGGAGTTTCCAGTCTGATGGGGAAGACAGAGCCCTGCTTAGGTAGCTCCCACTCTGCGGGGGAAGACTCGGGCCTATCCAGGGACCTCCCCCGCGTGCAGTGGAGGAGGCCGACCCAGGTACAGGAACTCCAGCTCCCGTGTGGTCGGAGCTGGGACAGAGAGAAGGAACACCGGGTGGAGGAAGCCGAAAGCCGGTGGCAGGGGCTCTGCAAAGCGGGAGGGAAGGTTCCATGACGGAGGGGCCAAGGGAGCAGGGCTTTGAAAAATGGGTCTCAACCTGGATCGCCCCTTCCTTTTGACTTCCTGCGACCTCTGGGGTTCCCTCGCTAGGAGCCCCCTCCCCGGGGTCCCGCCCCCAGTCCGCTCCATCCAAGCCCCTATGCCGGCGACTCGCCCCAGCCTCCTCCATCCAAGCCCCGGCCTGAGCTCCCTCCATTCAAACCCCCTCCCCGGGGCCCCGCCCGGCCCCTAACCCaagccccctcccctggggccccgcccccaacccctcaccccgcgaacgccctccctccctccgcctcCCTCGTCCCTACTCCCCACCCTCCGGCGCGCTcctcccaggctccaggcctCACCTTGA encodes:
- the DCAF15 gene encoding DDB1- and CUL4-associated factor 15 isoform X4, with protein sequence MAPSSKSERNSGAGSGGGGPGGAGGKRAAGRRREHVLKQLERVKLPPRVCVSLKNIVDEDFLYAGHIFLGFSKCGRYVLSYTSSSGDDDFSFYIYHLYWWEFNVHSKLKLVRQVRLFQDEEIYSDLYLTVCEWPSDASKVIVFGFNTRSANGMLMNMMMMSDENHRDIYISTVAVPPPGRCAACQDASRAHPGDPSAQCLRHGFMLHTKYQVVYPFPTFQPAFQLKKDQVVLLNTSYSLVACAVSVHSAGDSSFCQILYDHTTCPPAPPSPPEPQSPELPPTLPSFCPDDVAPAQPSGAPEPSPAIAKAKEFVADIFRRAKEAKGGASEEARPPPCPGPSGSCCPAPPEPLAPCGEAAPQDSPPAAEAPAPEPGYVNYTKLYYVLESGEGTEPEDEFEDDKISLPFVVTDLRGRNLRPMRERTAVQSQYLTVEQLTLDFEYVINEVIRHDATWGHQFCSFSDYDIVILEVCPETNQVLINIGLLLLAFPSPTEEGQPRPKTYHTSLKVAWDLNTGIFETVSVGDLTEVKGQTSGSVWSSYRKSCVDMVMKWLVPESSGRYVNRMTNEALHKGCSLKVLADSERYTWIVL
- the DCAF15 gene encoding DDB1- and CUL4-associated factor 15 isoform X5; this translates as MAPSSKSERNSGAGSGGGGPGGAGGKRAAGRRREHVLKQLERVKISGQLSPRLFRKLPPRVCVSLKNIVDEDFLYAGSGDDDFSFYIYHLYWWEFNVHSKLKLVRQVRLFQDEEIYSDLYLTVCEWPSDASKVIVFGFNTRSANGMLMNMMMMSDENHRDIYISTVAVPPPGRCAACQDASRAHPGDPSAQCLRHGFMLHTKYQVVYPFPTFQPAFQLKKDQVVLLNTSYSLVACAVSVHSAGDSSFCQILYDHTTCPPAPPSPPEPQSPELPPTLPSFCPDDVAPAQPSGAPEPSPAIAKAKEFVADIFRRAKEAKGGASEEARPPPCPGPSGSCCPAPPEPLAPCGEAAPQDSPPAAEAPAPEPGYVNYTKLYYVLESGEGTEPEDEFEDDKISLPFVVTDLRGRNLRPMRERTAVQSQYLTVEQLTLDFEYVINEVIRHDATWGHQFCSFSDYDIVILEVCPETNQVLINIGLLLLAFPSPTEEGQPRPKTYHTSLKVAWDLNTGIFETVSVGDLTEVKGQTSGSVWSSYRKSCVDMVMKWLVPESSGRYVNRMTNEALHKGCSLKVLADSERYTWIVL
- the DCAF15 gene encoding DDB1- and CUL4-associated factor 15 isoform X8 codes for the protein MAPSSKSERNSGAGSGGGGPGGAGGKRAAGRRREHVLKQLERVKISGQLSPRLFRKLPPRVCVSLKNIVDEDFLYAGHIFLGFSKCGRYVLSYTSSSGDDDFSFYIYHLYWWEFNVHSKLKLKDQVVLLNTSYSLVACAVSVHSAGDSSFCQILYDHTTCPPAPPSPPEPQSPELPPTLPSFCPDDVAPAQPSGAPEPSPAIAKAKEFVADIFRRAKEAKGGASEEARPPPCPGPSGSCCPAPPEPLAPCGEAAPQDSPPAAEAPAPEPGYVNYTKLYYVLESGEGTEPEDEFEDDKISLPFVVTDLRGRNLRPMRERTAVQSQYLTVEQLTLDFEYVINEVIRHDATWGHQFCSFSDYDIVILEVCPETNQVLINIGLLLLAFPSPTEEGQPRPKTYHTSLKVAWDLNTGIFETVSVGDLTEVKGQTSGSVWSSYRKSCVDMVMKWLVPESSGRYVNRMTNEALHKGCSLKVLADSERYTWIVL
- the DCAF15 gene encoding DDB1- and CUL4-associated factor 15 isoform X7; its protein translation is MAPSSKSERNSGAGSGGGGPGGAGGKRAAGRRREHVLKQLERVKISGQLSPRLFRKLPPRVCVSLKNIVDEDFLYAGHIFLGFSKCGRYVLSYTSSSGDDDFSFYIYHLYWWEFNVHSKLKLPAFQLKKDQVVLLNTSYSLVACAVSVHSAGDSSFCQILYDHTTCPPAPPSPPEPQSPELPPTLPSFCPDDVAPAQPSGAPEPSPAIAKAKEFVADIFRRAKEAKGGASEEARPPPCPGPSGSCCPAPPEPLAPCGEAAPQDSPPAAEAPAPEPGYVNYTKLYYVLESGEGTEPEDEFEDDKISLPFVVTDLRGRNLRPMRERTAVQSQYLTVEQLTLDFEYVINEVIRHDATWGHQFCSFSDYDIVILEVCPETNQVLINIGLLLLAFPSPTEEGQPRPKTYHTSLKVAWDLNTGIFETVSVGDLTEVKGQTSGSVWSSYRKSCVDMVMKWLVPESSGRYVNRMTNEALHKGCSLKVLADSERYTWIVL
- the DCAF15 gene encoding DDB1- and CUL4-associated factor 15 isoform X2, encoding MAPSSKSERNSGAGSGGGGPGGAGGKRAAGRRREHVLKQLERVKISGQLSPRLFRKLPPRVCVSLKNIVDEDFLYAGHIFLGFSKCGRYVLSYTSSSGDDDFSFYIYHLYWWEFNVHSKLKLVRQVRLFQDEEIYSDLYLTVCEWPSDASKVIVFGFNTRSANGMLMNMMMMSDENHRDIYISTVAVPPPGRCAACQDASRAHPGDPSAQCLRHGFMLHTKYQVVYPFPTFQPAFQLKKDQVVLLNTSYSLVACAVSVHSAGDSSFCQILYDHTTCPPAPPSPPEPQSPELPPTLPSFCPDDVAPAQPSGAPEPSPAIAKAKEFVADIFRRAKEAKGGASEEARPPPCPGPSGSCCPAPPEPLAPCGEAAPQDSPPAAEAPAPEPGYVNYTKLYYVLESGEGTEPEDEFEDDKISLPFVVTDLRGRNLRPMRERTAVQYLTVEQLTLDFEYVINEVIRHDATWGHQFCSFSDYDIVILEVCPETNQVLINIGLLLLAFPSPTEEGQPRPKTYHTSLKVAWDLNTGIFETVSVGDLTEVKGQTSGSVWSSYRKSCVDMVMKWLVPESSGRYVNRMTNEALHKGCSLKVLADSERYTWIVL
- the DCAF15 gene encoding DDB1- and CUL4-associated factor 15 isoform X6; the encoded protein is MAPSSKSERNSGAGSGGGGPGGAGGKRAAGRRREHVLKQLERVKISGQLSPRLFRKLPPRVCVSLKNIVDEDFLYAGHIFLGFSKCGRYVLSYTSSSGDDDFSFYIYHLYWWEFNVHSKLKLVRQVRLFQDEEIYSDLYLTVCEWPSDASKVIVFGFNTRSANGMLMNMMMMSDENHRDIYISTVAVPPPGRCAACQDASRAHPGDPSAQCLRHGFMLHTKYQVVYPFPTFQPAFQLKKDQVVLLNTSYSLVACAVSVHSAGDSSFCQILYDHTTCPPAPPSPPEPQSPELPPTLPSFCPDDVAPAQPSGAPEPSPAIAKAKEFVADIFRRAKEAKGGASEEARPPPCPGPSGSCCPAPPEPLAPCGEAAPQDSPPAAEAPAPEPGYVNYTKLYYVLESGEGTEPEDEFEDDKISLPFVVTDLRGRNLRPMRERTAVQSQYLTVEQLTLDFEYVINEVIRHDATWGHQFCSFSDYDIVILEVCPETNQVLINIGLLLLAFPSPTEEGQPRGSVWSSYRKSCVDMVMKWLVPESSGRYVNRMTNEALHKGCSLKVLADSERYTWIVL
- the DCAF15 gene encoding DDB1- and CUL4-associated factor 15 isoform X1, giving the protein MAPSSKSERNSGAGSGGGGPGGAGGKRAAGRRREHVLKQLERVKISGQLSPRLFRKLPPRVCVSLKNIVDEDFLYAGHIFLGFSKCGRYVLSYTSSSGDDDFSFYIYHLYWWEFNVHSKLKLVRQVRLFQDEEIYSDLYLTVCEWPSDASKVIVFGFNTRSANGMLMNMMMMSDENHRDIYISTVAVPPPGRCAACQDASRAHPGDPSAQCLRHGFMLHTKYQVVYPFPTFQPAFQLKKDQVVLLNTSYSLVACAVSVHSAGDSSFCQILYDHTTCPPAPPSPPEPQSPELPPTLPSFCPDDVAPAQPSGAPEPSPAIAKAKEFVADIFRRAKEAKGGASEEARPPPCPGPSGSCCPAPPEPLAPCGEAAPQDSPPAAEAPAPEPGYVNYTKLYYVLESGEGTEPEDEFEDDKISLPFVVTDLRGRNLRPMRERTAVQSQYLTVEQLTLDFEYVINEVIRHDATWGHQFCSFSDYDIVILEVCPETNQVLINIGLLLLAFPSPTEEGQPRPKTYHTSLKVAWDLNTGIFETVSVGDLTEVKGQTSGSVWSSYRKSCVDMVMKWLVPESSGRYVNRMTNEALHKGCSLKVLADSERYTWIVL
- the DCAF15 gene encoding DDB1- and CUL4-associated factor 15 isoform X3, which encodes MAPSSKSERNSGAGSGGGGPGGAGGKRAAGRRREHVLKQLERVKISGQLSPRLFRKLPPRVCVSLKNIVDEDFLYAGHIFLGFSKCGRYVLSYTSSSGDDDFSFYIYHLYWWEFNVHSKLKLVRQVRLFQDEEIYSDLYLTVCEWPSDASKVIVFGFNTRSANGMLMNMMMMSDENHRDIYISTVAVPPPGRCAACQDASRAHPGDPSAQCLRHGFMLHTKYQVVYPFPTFQPAFQLKKDQVVLLNTSYSLVACAVSVHSAGDSSFCQILYDHTTCPPAPPSPPEPQSPELPPTLPSFCPDDVAPAQPSGAPEPSPAIAKAKEFVADIFRRAKEAKGGASEEARPPPCPGPSGSCCPAPPEPLAPCGEAAPQDSPPAAEAPAPEPGYVNYTKLYYVLESGEGTEPEDEFEDDKISLPFVVTDLRGRNLRPMRERTAVQSQYLTVEQLTLDFEYVINEVIRHDATWGHQFCSFSDYDIVILEVCPETNQVLINIGLLLLAFPSPTEEGQPRPKTYHTSLKVAWDLNTGIFETVSVGDLTEVKGQTSVWSSYRKSCVDMVMKWLVPESSGRYVNRMTNEALHKGCSLKVLADSERYTWIVL